A stretch of Pseudomonas sp. 7SR1 DNA encodes these proteins:
- a CDS encoding class I SAM-dependent methyltransferase, which yields MNPEALHTLQTHLLTALASLPDETRRLFHGRGRCWPGLEQVTVDWLQGVVLVSLFKEPEPTQLDDLMSMLLALAASSTWQHSTAHTLAVQHRYLPQSLTQWLVGEPVDEWTLTEGGLRYRIDLGKKQNNGLFLDMRYGRDWVRAHASGKRVLNLFAYTCGFSVAAIAGGARQVVNLDMSRAALSRGRDNHRLNGHDLGQVSFLGHDLFKSWGKVINSGPYDLVIIDPPTFQKGSFLLTKDYQRVLRRLPELLAPHGTVLACSNDPATGPDFLIEGVTREAPGLAFVQRLDNPPEFPDADMACGLKALVFQAP from the coding sequence ATGAACCCTGAAGCCCTTCACACCCTTCAAACGCATTTGCTGACGGCCCTGGCCTCCCTGCCCGACGAAACCCGGCGCCTGTTCCATGGCCGCGGACGCTGCTGGCCGGGGCTGGAACAGGTCACGGTCGACTGGCTGCAAGGGGTGGTGCTGGTTTCGTTGTTCAAGGAGCCCGAGCCGACGCAACTGGACGATCTGATGTCCATGTTGCTCGCCCTCGCTGCCTCGTCCACCTGGCAGCACAGCACCGCCCATACCCTGGCGGTCCAGCACCGCTATCTGCCCCAGAGCCTGACCCAATGGCTGGTGGGGGAACCGGTGGATGAGTGGACGCTGACCGAAGGTGGCCTGCGCTACCGCATCGACCTGGGCAAGAAGCAGAACAACGGCTTGTTCCTGGACATGCGCTATGGTCGCGACTGGGTTCGCGCCCATGCCAGCGGCAAACGCGTGCTGAACCTGTTCGCCTACACCTGTGGTTTCTCGGTGGCGGCCATCGCCGGCGGTGCCCGGCAGGTGGTGAACCTGGATATGTCGCGGGCGGCACTGAGTCGCGGACGCGACAATCATCGCCTGAACGGCCATGACCTGGGCCAGGTCAGTTTCCTGGGCCACGACCTGTTCAAATCCTGGGGCAAGGTCATCAACAGCGGCCCCTATGACCTGGTCATCATCGACCCACCGACCTTCCAGAAAGGCAGCTTCCTGTTGACCAAGGACTACCAGCGCGTCCTGCGGCGGCTGCCGGAGCTGCTGGCACCCCACGGCACGGTGCTGGCGTGCAGCAACGATCCGGCCACCGGCCCGGACTTCCTCATCGAAGGGGTCACCCGGGAAGCGCCAGGCCTGGCGTTCGTGCAGCGCCTGGACAACCCACCGGAGTTTCCCGACGCCGATATGGCCTGCGGCCTCAAGGCCCTGGTGTTCCAGGCCCCCTGA
- a CDS encoding murein L,D-transpeptidase catalytic domain family protein: MTGLGVLCSPALAEKAKAQTLYNSLAHAAPELNPQALKSALSAMQCAVANGARQARHLAVIDYSQPSTARRLWIFDLRQKKLVLRDLVAHGQKSGENFATQFSNRLGSYQSSLGLFRTQESYQGAHGYSLRMDGLEPGFNDLARDRAIVIHAADYVNPLWSARQGRIGRSQGCPAVRPQVARQVIDRLKGGQFMFSWYPDPGWLKRSAYLNCQPQQVASILASSGG; encoded by the coding sequence GTGACCGGCCTGGGCGTCCTGTGCAGCCCGGCGCTGGCGGAGAAGGCAAAGGCTCAAACCCTTTACAACAGCCTCGCCCACGCAGCGCCGGAACTCAATCCCCAGGCGCTCAAAAGTGCCTTGAGCGCCATGCAATGCGCGGTCGCCAATGGTGCGCGCCAGGCCCGCCACCTGGCTGTGATCGATTATTCCCAACCCTCCACGGCCCGGCGGCTGTGGATCTTCGACCTGCGTCAGAAGAAGCTGGTGTTGCGCGACCTGGTGGCCCACGGGCAGAAATCCGGGGAAAACTTCGCCACTCAGTTTTCCAATCGCCTGGGCAGCTACCAGTCCAGCCTCGGACTGTTTCGTACCCAGGAAAGCTACCAGGGCGCCCACGGCTATTCGTTGCGCATGGACGGCCTGGAACCTGGCTTCAACGACCTGGCCCGGGACCGTGCCATCGTGATCCATGCCGCCGACTACGTGAACCCGCTGTGGAGCGCGCGCCAGGGCCGTATCGGGCGCAGCCAGGGCTGTCCCGCCGTACGTCCCCAGGTGGCGCGGCAGGTGATCGATCGACTCAAGGGTGGGCAGTTCATGTTTTCCTGGTATCCGGATCCGGGCTGGCTGAAGCGTTCGGCGTATCTGAACTGCCAGCCGCAACAGGTTGCCAGCATCCTGGCCAGCAGTGGCGGCTGA